A section of the Ciona intestinalis chromosome 4, KH, whole genome shotgun sequence genome encodes:
- the LOC113474175 gene encoding uncharacterized protein LOC113474175: protein MKQLLYQDSPQAIIGGMFFLTSIMSSLFHLLYFSGQRLFAVTYPMRYKIQSNAHVAFGLVLTWILAGISATVPAWFPDTYTYTYHHVTNIFYPSFRNYSSTNNSSSGAALALVFVFTVLPYCLMVVLTVTSAVYSRRAFMRSAYLAMSTDKDLLKKKEAKLIKTVAIMQIGFTVTIVPTVVVVILFYANVISCKTVSTPSVVGFYIYWANSLVNVLVYSGQDSKFRAWLKKLVSCKPNHRKIKLHTQSLKPRNQASSKPTAEIDSGIQASKTESCL from the exons ATGAAACAGCTTTTGTATCAAGATTCCCCTCAAGCAATTATTGGCGGAATGTTTTTCTTGACGAGCATCATGTCATCGCTCTTTCATTTATTATACTTCAGCGGGCAGCGACTTTTCGCTGTGACGTACCCAATGAGATACAAAATACAGAGTAACGCTCACGTAGCGTTTGGACTCGTCCTAACTTGGATATTGGCTGGGATTTCTGCCACTGTGCCAG CATGGTTTCCTGATACGTACACCTACACGTATCACCACGTAACAAATATCTTCTATCCATCGTTCCGGAACTACAGCAGTACCAACAACAGCTCATCGGGTGCAGCACTCGCACTAGTTTTCGTTTTCACTGTTTTGCCGTACTGTCTCATG GTTGTTTTAACGGTCACTTCAGCAGTGTACAGTCGACGGGCTTTTATGCGCTCTGCTTATTTGGCAATGAGCACGGACAaggatttattaaaaaagaaagaagcaaaattaataaaaacagttgcTATAATGCAGATTGGGTTCACCGTCACAATAG TTCCAACAGTCGTTGTAgtcattctgttttatgcgAATGTCATTTCATGTAAAACGGTATCAACACCAAGCGTCGTTGGATTTTACATCTACTGGGCAAACAG CCTCGTCAACGTGTTAGTGTACAGTGGACAAGATTCGAAATTTCGTGCTTGGTTGAAAAAGCTTGTATCGTGCAAACCGAATCATAGAAAGATAAAGTTGCATACTCAATCTCTCAAACCACGAAACCAAGCTTCGTCGAAGCCAACGGCTGAAATCGACAGCGGAATTCAAGCTTCTAAAACTGAATCGTGTTTATAG